One part of the Deltaproteobacteria bacterium CG2_30_66_27 genome encodes these proteins:
- a CDS encoding nucleotidyltransferase — MKAVVMAGGFGTRLRPLTEKLPKPMAPVANRPMMEHVVRLLAAEGMDDLEVLLHFYPEKISSFFGDGTPWGVRMHYVNAEADYGTAGAVKNAEERLSGTFMVISADIITDFDLSKAIDFHKERGAAVTIVLTRVPNPLQYGIVITEEDGRIVRFLEKPTWGEVFSDTINTGIYIVEPEVLDLIPPKKNWDFSKNLFPAMLARGDRLLGYVAEGYWKDVGNLDEYLNVHLDLLAGKVKIGFDGEKAGERSVWIGEGSKVDYTAELSNVLLGKNCIVGSGVTMSNVVAGDGCAVEDGAVLQSSVLWERVAVGKGARIFENIVGSDVRVGRGAFLAERAVVSDRCVIGTEAVVKPNVKVWPHKVVEDGAVLSSSLIWGEKWARSLFGAYGIVGLANIEISPEFAAKVGAAYAATFGRKVVLSTSRDSHKASRMINRSIMTGMLSVGVDVHDYGVTPLPVVRFLSRSHGEERGGVHVRKSPFNASFLDLKFFDDSGLDLSMGLEKNIENMFFREDFVRADIEETGVITFPVGGFDFYIDGFAKSVDARAIKERNYNIVLDYSFGSSAVIFPRILGQLGVETVALNAILDPARITRSQEEFDKGMGHLAAISRSLSADFGAMLDTGGEKVFLVDEKGDILSDATALQVICLLACRQARSGRIGVPVTASRNIEKIAARFGMDVLRTRTLPRSLMETAAREGVAFAGDGTGGFVFPGFQPAFDGMFAIVKIMEMLAAEGRGLSDILREIPPTVLLHRKIPCAWENKGALMRMLTGHAKGKPSQFIDGVKVFEGEDWALVYPSQDEAYFHLVVESEDGRAAERLASEYTDLFASWGKKL, encoded by the coding sequence ATGAAGGCGGTCGTGATGGCGGGGGGGTTCGGAACGAGGCTTCGCCCGTTGACGGAGAAACTTCCCAAGCCGATGGCGCCCGTGGCGAACCGGCCGATGATGGAACACGTCGTCCGGCTGCTGGCCGCCGAGGGGATGGACGACCTCGAGGTGCTGCTCCACTTCTATCCGGAGAAGATCAGCTCCTTCTTCGGGGACGGGACCCCCTGGGGGGTCCGGATGCACTACGTGAACGCCGAGGCGGATTACGGCACCGCGGGGGCGGTCAAAAACGCGGAGGAGCGGCTCTCCGGGACCTTCATGGTGATCAGCGCGGACATCATCACCGATTTCGACCTGTCGAAGGCGATCGACTTCCACAAGGAACGGGGGGCGGCGGTCACCATCGTCCTGACGCGCGTCCCCAACCCCCTGCAGTACGGCATCGTGATCACCGAGGAGGACGGCCGGATCGTCCGCTTCCTCGAGAAGCCGACGTGGGGGGAGGTCTTCTCCGACACGATCAACACGGGAATCTACATCGTCGAGCCCGAAGTGCTCGACCTCATCCCTCCGAAAAAGAACTGGGACTTCAGCAAGAACCTCTTTCCCGCCATGCTGGCCCGGGGAGACCGCCTGCTCGGCTACGTCGCGGAGGGGTACTGGAAGGACGTGGGAAATCTCGACGAGTACCTGAACGTCCACCTCGACCTGCTGGCGGGGAAGGTGAAGATCGGCTTCGACGGGGAGAAGGCGGGAGAGCGGAGCGTCTGGATCGGAGAGGGGTCGAAGGTCGACTACACGGCGGAGCTGTCCAACGTGCTCCTCGGGAAGAATTGCATCGTCGGGTCCGGGGTGACGATGAGCAACGTCGTGGCCGGAGACGGATGCGCCGTCGAGGACGGCGCGGTCCTCCAGTCCTCCGTGCTGTGGGAGCGCGTGGCGGTGGGGAAGGGGGCCCGGATCTTCGAGAACATCGTCGGATCCGACGTCCGGGTGGGGCGCGGCGCCTTCCTCGCGGAGCGGGCGGTGGTCAGCGACCGTTGCGTCATCGGGACGGAGGCCGTGGTCAAGCCGAACGTGAAGGTGTGGCCCCACAAGGTGGTCGAGGACGGGGCGGTCCTGTCGTCTTCCCTCATCTGGGGGGAGAAGTGGGCGCGCTCCCTCTTCGGCGCCTACGGGATCGTCGGGCTGGCGAACATCGAGATCTCCCCCGAGTTTGCGGCGAAGGTCGGGGCCGCCTACGCCGCCACGTTCGGAAGGAAGGTGGTCCTCTCCACCAGCCGGGACAGCCACAAGGCGTCGCGGATGATCAACCGCTCGATCATGACGGGGATGCTCTCGGTCGGCGTCGATGTGCACGACTACGGCGTAACGCCCCTCCCCGTGGTGCGGTTCCTCTCCCGCTCCCACGGCGAGGAGCGGGGCGGCGTCCACGTCCGGAAGAGCCCGTTCAACGCCTCCTTCCTCGATCTGAAGTTCTTCGACGATTCCGGCCTCGACCTGTCGATGGGGCTGGAGAAGAACATCGAGAACATGTTCTTCCGCGAGGATTTCGTCCGGGCCGACATCGAGGAGACGGGGGTGATCACCTTCCCGGTGGGCGGGTTCGACTTCTACATCGACGGGTTCGCGAAATCCGTCGACGCGCGGGCGATCAAGGAGCGGAACTACAACATCGTGCTCGACTACTCCTTCGGTTCCTCCGCCGTCATCTTCCCCCGGATCCTCGGACAGCTCGGGGTGGAGACGGTGGCGCTGAACGCCATCCTGGACCCGGCCCGCATCACCCGGTCGCAGGAGGAGTTCGACAAGGGGATGGGGCACCTTGCGGCGATCTCGCGCTCCCTGTCCGCCGACTTCGGCGCGATGCTCGACACCGGCGGCGAGAAGGTCTTCCTGGTCGACGAGAAGGGGGACATCCTCTCCGACGCGACGGCGTTGCAGGTGATCTGCCTCCTCGCCTGCCGCCAGGCGCGTTCGGGGCGGATCGGGGTCCCGGTCACCGCTTCGCGAAACATCGAGAAGATCGCGGCTCGCTTCGGGATGGACGTTCTGCGGACGCGCACGCTGCCGCGGTCGCTGATGGAAACGGCGGCGCGGGAGGGGGTTGCCTTCGCGGGGGACGGAACGGGCGGGTTCGTCTTCCCGGGCTTCCAGCCGGCCTTCGACGGCATGTTCGCCATCGTGAAGATCATGGAGATGCTGGCGGCCGAGGGGAGGGGACTGTCCGACATCCTTCGCGAGATCCCGCCGACCGTCCTGCTCCACCGGAAGATTCCCTGCGCCTGGGAGAACAAGGGTGCCCTCATGCGGATGCTGACCGGGCACGCCAAGGGGAAGCCGAGCCAGTTCATCGACGGGGTGAAGGTGTTCGAGGGGGAGGACTGGGCGCTGGTCTACCCGAGCCAGGACGAGGCGTACTTCCACCTGGTGGTCGAGTCGGAGGACGGGCGGGCGGCGGAAAGGCTCGCCTCGGAGTACACGGACCTGTTCGCTTCCTGGGGAAAGAAGCTGTGA
- a CDS encoding serine protease — MTRSVRRFLVAAIALLLAVPGVALPAAPAGKGVLVATIAAPIGPVTADYLAAVIERAVEEDAELLVVELDTPGGLDSAMRQMVQAILKSRVPVAVYVSPQGARAASAGVLITLAADVAAMSPGTNIGAAHPVSVGGGAMDNTMSRKVENDAAAYARSLAAGRGRNVDWAESAVRQSASLSEIDALDRKVVDLVASSLPDLLARIDGRKIRKGDVTVTLRTKGAPVTRVPMGLRLRVLSALADPNIAYILMMIGVYGIYFELASPGAVFPGVVGGISLLLGFYALQTLSANYAGFLLILLAVVLFILEIKIASYGALTMGGIVSLVLGSMMLFRSGGDPFLRVSWTVIAVMAALSAVFFTAVVSLAVRAQKRKPSTGSEGMVGEIGEAVTDIDPRGKVRVVGELWDARCDQPVRKGEMVIVKGLDGMTLIVEKQEGPGRVEK, encoded by the coding sequence ATGACCCGTTCCGTTCGCCGTTTTCTGGTCGCCGCGATCGCGCTTCTCCTCGCCGTTCCGGGGGTCGCCCTTCCCGCCGCGCCGGCGGGGAAGGGGGTGCTCGTGGCCACCATCGCCGCGCCGATCGGCCCCGTCACGGCGGACTACCTCGCCGCGGTCATCGAGCGGGCGGTCGAGGAGGACGCGGAACTCCTCGTGGTCGAGCTGGACACGCCGGGGGGTCTCGATTCCGCGATGCGGCAGATGGTGCAGGCGATCCTCAAGAGCCGCGTCCCCGTCGCGGTGTACGTCTCCCCGCAGGGGGCGCGGGCGGCGTCCGCGGGGGTGCTGATCACGCTGGCGGCCGACGTGGCGGCCATGTCCCCCGGGACCAACATCGGCGCGGCCCACCCGGTGAGCGTCGGGGGCGGCGCGATGGACAACACGATGTCGCGGAAGGTGGAAAACGACGCCGCGGCCTACGCGCGCTCGCTGGCCGCGGGCCGGGGGCGGAACGTCGACTGGGCGGAGAGCGCCGTGCGGCAGAGCGCCTCCCTCTCGGAGATCGACGCGCTCGACAGGAAGGTCGTCGACCTGGTCGCCTCCTCCCTTCCCGACCTGCTGGCCCGGATCGACGGGAGGAAGATCCGGAAGGGCGACGTGACGGTCACCCTCCGGACGAAGGGCGCTCCGGTGACCCGCGTGCCCATGGGTCTTCGCCTTCGCGTCCTGTCCGCCCTTGCGGACCCCAACATCGCCTACATCCTGATGATGATCGGGGTTTACGGGATCTACTTCGAGCTGGCCTCCCCCGGCGCGGTGTTCCCCGGAGTGGTGGGAGGAATCTCGCTGCTCTTGGGCTTCTACGCCCTGCAGACCCTCTCGGCGAACTATGCGGGGTTCCTGCTGATCCTCCTCGCCGTCGTCCTCTTCATCCTCGAGATCAAGATCGCGTCCTACGGGGCGCTGACGATGGGCGGGATCGTGTCGCTGGTGCTCGGGAGCATGATGCTCTTCCGGTCGGGCGGCGATCCGTTCCTCCGGGTATCCTGGACCGTCATCGCCGTGATGGCGGCGTTGTCTGCGGTATTTTTCACGGCCGTCGTCTCCCTTGCGGTGCGCGCCCAGAAGCGCAAGCCGTCCACCGGTTCGGAGGGGATGGTCGGGGAGATCGGGGAGGCGGTCACGGACATCGACCCAAGGGGGAAAGTGCGCGTCGTCGGGGAGTTGTGGGATGCCCGGTGCGACCAACCCGTCCGCAAGGGAGAAATGGTGATCGTGAAAGGCCTCGACGGGATGACACTGATCGTGGAGAAACAAGAAGGCCCAGGGAGGGTGGAAAAATGA
- a CDS encoding tRNA preQ1(34) S-adenosylmethionine ribosyltransferase-isomerase QueA: MKTDLLEYDLPERLVAQHPAPRRRDARLMTLSRTTGEIGHRGFSELPFLLRRGDLLVVNDTKVLHGRLRAARATGGAVEVFLLSPLPEAGAAGEERWEALARPSKRLKAGEEFEVGGSLRVRLSRRLAEGRWEVLLSGGSVPVAKALERVGEVPLPPYIRRRPGDPASREDAVRYQTVFARNPGSVAAPTAGLHFDEDLLGELATAGVGIARVTLSVGYGTFSPIRTKEVEAYAIHPEGYRLPPEAAAEINAARGRGGRVVAVGTTSVRTLETCASSGGTVAPSGGTTRKFIFPGYRFRVIDALVTNFHLPRSSLLALVMAFAGVDAVREAYREAIAREYRFYSYGDAMFIS; this comes from the coding sequence CTGAAGACCGATCTGCTGGAGTACGACCTGCCGGAGCGTCTCGTCGCGCAGCATCCGGCCCCCCGCCGGCGCGACGCCCGCCTGATGACCCTGTCCCGGACGACCGGAGAGATCGGTCACCGCGGTTTTTCGGAGTTGCCGTTCCTTCTCCGCCGCGGGGACCTGCTGGTCGTCAACGACACGAAGGTCCTCCACGGCCGCCTTCGCGCAGCGCGCGCGACGGGCGGGGCCGTCGAAGTTTTCCTCTTGTCGCCCCTGCCGGAGGCCGGAGCCGCGGGGGAGGAGCGTTGGGAGGCGCTCGCCCGCCCCTCGAAGCGGCTGAAGGCGGGCGAGGAGTTCGAGGTCGGAGGCTCCCTGCGGGTCCGCCTGTCGCGCAGGCTCGCCGAGGGACGCTGGGAGGTGCTCCTTTCGGGGGGGAGCGTCCCCGTCGCGAAGGCGCTGGAGCGCGTGGGGGAGGTGCCGCTGCCCCCGTACATCCGGCGCCGCCCCGGCGATCCCGCGTCGAGGGAGGACGCTGTCCGGTACCAGACGGTGTTCGCAAGGAACCCCGGATCGGTGGCGGCCCCCACCGCCGGGCTTCATTTCGACGAGGATCTCCTCGGGGAGCTCGCGACGGCGGGGGTCGGCATCGCGAGGGTGACCCTGTCGGTCGGGTACGGCACCTTCTCCCCGATCCGCACGAAGGAGGTGGAGGCGTACGCAATCCACCCCGAAGGGTACCGATTGCCCCCGGAGGCGGCGGCGGAAATCAACGCAGCGCGCGGCCGAGGCGGGCGCGTGGTCGCGGTGGGCACCACCAGCGTGCGGACCCTGGAGACGTGCGCGTCTTCCGGCGGCACGGTGGCGCCGTCGGGGGGGACGACGCGGAAGTTCATCTTCCCCGGCTACCGGTTCCGGGTGATCGACGCCCTTGTGACGAACTTCCACCTTCCGCGCTCCAGCCTTCTCGCCCTGGTGATGGCGTTCGCCGGCGTCGACGCGGTCCGGGAGGCGTACCGGGAAGCGATCGCCCGGGAATACCGCTTCTACAGCTACGGCGACGCGATGTTCATCTCATGA
- a CDS encoding tRNA guanosine(34) transglycosylase Tgt, with translation MTLRFTVEARDGDTEARAGTISTERGTLRTPAFMPVGTAATVKGVWPDQLREMGYGCILGNTYHLYLRPGHERIRGQGGLHRFMGWDRLILTDSGGFQVFSLSALRKVTDEAVTFRSHLDGTPHTLTPELAVAVQEALGSDVRMALDECVEYPAGREEVEEAVRRTTLWGTRSLAARTFEGGGMFGIVQGGMFPDLRRRSVEEICTLPFQGFAIGGVSVGEGKELQRETVAGTAPMLPASMPRYLMGVGTPADILFAISRGVDMFDCVLPTRNARNGMMFTSAGPVSIKQVRYADDSHPPDERCDCPTCRGFSRAYLRHLYLKREMLGSMAMTVHNLHFYAGLMRRAREAISRGNFGELVKESVVSENE, from the coding sequence ATGACGCTCCGGTTCACGGTCGAGGCGCGGGACGGCGACACCGAGGCGCGGGCGGGAACGATCTCGACCGAGCGGGGTACCTTGCGCACGCCCGCGTTCATGCCCGTGGGGACGGCGGCGACGGTCAAGGGGGTCTGGCCGGACCAGCTGCGGGAGATGGGGTACGGGTGCATCCTCGGCAACACGTACCACCTGTACCTGCGCCCCGGCCACGAGCGGATCCGCGGCCAGGGGGGGCTCCACCGGTTCATGGGGTGGGACCGTCTGATCCTCACCGACAGCGGCGGGTTCCAGGTCTTTTCCCTCAGCGCCCTGCGGAAGGTGACCGACGAGGCGGTGACGTTCCGCTCCCACCTCGACGGGACCCCGCACACTCTTACCCCGGAGCTCGCGGTAGCGGTGCAGGAGGCGCTCGGGTCGGACGTGCGGATGGCGCTGGACGAGTGCGTGGAGTACCCGGCGGGCCGGGAGGAGGTCGAAGAGGCGGTGCGGCGGACGACGCTGTGGGGGACCCGTTCCCTCGCCGCGCGGACCTTCGAGGGCGGCGGCATGTTCGGGATCGTCCAGGGGGGGATGTTCCCGGACCTGCGCCGGCGCAGCGTCGAGGAGATCTGCACCCTCCCGTTCCAGGGGTTCGCCATCGGCGGGGTGAGCGTAGGGGAGGGGAAGGAACTCCAGCGCGAGACCGTGGCCGGTACGGCGCCGATGCTTCCCGCTTCCATGCCGCGCTACCTGATGGGGGTTGGAACGCCCGCGGACATCCTCTTCGCGATCTCGCGGGGGGTCGACATGTTCGACTGCGTTCTGCCGACGCGCAACGCGCGAAACGGGATGATGTTCACCTCCGCGGGCCCCGTGTCGATCAAGCAGGTCCGCTACGCGGACGACTCCCATCCGCCGGACGAGCGGTGCGACTGCCCCACGTGCCGCGGCTTCTCCCGCGCGTACCTGCGACACCTCTATCTCAAGCGGGAGATGCTCGGGTCGATGGCGATGACCGTGCACAACCTTCATTTCTACGCGGGGCTGATGCGGCGGGCGCGGGAGGCGATTTCCCGTGGAAATTTCGGGGAACTTGTGAAAGAATCAGTCGTTTCGGAAAACGAGTAA
- a CDS encoding preprotein translocase subunit YajC — protein sequence MFVTGMAYAMGGSPGGGTGGGGLMGLLPILLMFVIFYFLLIRPQQKQASKQREFIKNLKVGDRVVAAGGLHGEVKGLTETTITLEIADKVRVKVTRSAVSGSSQDAAAPEAQKPA from the coding sequence ATGTTCGTAACCGGTATGGCGTACGCGATGGGAGGATCCCCGGGCGGCGGGACCGGGGGGGGCGGCCTCATGGGGCTTCTGCCGATCCTGCTCATGTTCGTGATCTTCTACTTTCTCCTGATCCGGCCGCAGCAGAAGCAGGCGAGCAAGCAACGCGAATTCATCAAGAACCTCAAGGTGGGCGACCGGGTGGTGGCCGCGGGGGGGCTTCACGGCGAGGTGAAGGGATTGACCGAGACGACCATCACCCTCGAGATCGCCGACAAGGTTCGCGTGAAGGTCACCCGCAGCGCCGTTTCCGGCTCCAGCCAGGATGCGGCCGCCCCCGAGGCGCAGAAGCCCGCCTGA
- a CDS encoding protein-export membrane protein SecD codes for MWKSVTGRITLIAVLAAVSIVILVPSLTDRVPAGWKDRVPKINLGLDLQGGVFLRLQVEIDKAIENTSMRYADDARAVCREKALPVLAFQKAGDGGFSLRFPPGDFAARAQALLKDEFPSLDVGLGEVKADGATVILRMKPAEIQAIRTNAVVQGVETIRNRIDQFGVREPQIVAEGEDRIVVQLPGVKDQQRAIELVGKTALLEFKLVDEGASVEEALKGNVPEDAQVLYQKSVDPQSGRATKTPMVVKKRALLTGDTIKTAKVSFGNQAGGAHVSLSFDTRGAKVFDRVTAENVKRRLAIVLDDTIYSAPVIQERISGGEAQISGSFTPEEASDLAIVLRAGSLPAPVKVIQNVSIGPSLGLDSIRKGVRAALIGAILVVAFMGFYYRFAGLVADFALVFNMLFLLSGMAAFSATLTLPGIAGIILAIGMAVDSNVLIFERIREEIRAKKSVRSAIDAGYNKAFYTVVDSHVTTLITALILFQFGTGPIKGFAVSLSMGVAINLFTALVCTRVVFDYLNAKKPMQALSI; via the coding sequence ATGTGGAAGAGCGTCACCGGAAGAATCACGCTGATCGCCGTCCTCGCGGCGGTCTCCATCGTCATTCTGGTCCCCTCGCTGACCGACCGGGTCCCCGCGGGGTGGAAAGACAGGGTTCCGAAGATCAACCTCGGGCTCGACCTCCAGGGGGGTGTCTTCCTGCGCCTGCAGGTGGAGATCGACAAGGCGATCGAGAACACCTCCATGCGCTACGCGGACGACGCGCGCGCCGTCTGCCGTGAAAAGGCGCTGCCGGTCCTCGCCTTCCAGAAGGCGGGGGACGGAGGGTTCTCCCTCCGGTTTCCCCCGGGAGACTTCGCCGCGAGGGCGCAGGCCCTCCTGAAGGACGAGTTCCCCTCCCTCGACGTGGGCCTGGGCGAGGTGAAAGCCGACGGTGCGACGGTGATCCTGCGGATGAAGCCCGCCGAGATCCAGGCGATCCGGACGAACGCGGTGGTGCAGGGGGTCGAGACGATCCGGAACCGGATCGACCAGTTCGGCGTCCGTGAACCGCAGATCGTCGCCGAGGGCGAGGACCGGATCGTCGTGCAGCTTCCGGGCGTCAAGGATCAGCAACGGGCGATCGAGCTCGTCGGAAAGACGGCCCTGCTCGAGTTCAAGCTGGTCGACGAGGGCGCGAGCGTGGAAGAGGCCCTCAAGGGGAACGTCCCCGAGGATGCCCAGGTGCTCTACCAGAAATCGGTCGACCCGCAGAGCGGCCGGGCCACGAAGACCCCGATGGTCGTGAAGAAGCGGGCGCTGCTCACCGGCGACACGATCAAGACGGCGAAGGTGAGCTTCGGCAACCAGGCCGGGGGAGCGCACGTCTCCCTCTCTTTCGATACCCGCGGCGCCAAGGTCTTCGACCGGGTGACCGCCGAGAACGTGAAGCGCCGCCTGGCGATCGTCCTCGACGACACGATCTACTCCGCGCCGGTCATCCAGGAACGGATCTCGGGCGGCGAGGCGCAGATCTCCGGGAGTTTTACCCCGGAGGAGGCGTCCGACCTCGCGATCGTCCTGCGGGCCGGGTCGCTGCCGGCGCCGGTCAAGGTGATCCAGAACGTCTCCATAGGACCCTCCCTCGGCCTCGACTCGATCCGGAAGGGTGTGCGGGCGGCGCTGATCGGCGCCATCCTCGTCGTTGCGTTTATGGGGTTCTACTACCGGTTCGCCGGGCTGGTGGCGGACTTCGCCCTCGTCTTCAACATGCTCTTTCTCCTTTCGGGGATGGCCGCCTTTTCGGCGACCCTCACCCTGCCCGGGATCGCGGGGATCATCCTGGCGATCGGGATGGCGGTCGACTCGAACGTCCTGATCTTCGAGCGCATCCGCGAAGAGATCCGGGCGAAGAAGTCCGTTCGGTCCGCGATCGACGCCGGGTACAACAAGGCGTTCTACACCGTGGTCGATTCCCACGTGACCACGTTGATCACGGCGCTGATCCTCTTCCAGTTCGGGACCGGGCCGATCAAGGGGTTCGCCGTCTCCCTCTCCATGGGCGTGGCGATCAACCTCTTCACCGCGCTCGTGTGCACCAGGGTCGTGTTCGACTACCTCAACGCCAAAAAGCCGATGCAGGCGTTGAGCATTTAA
- a CDS encoding protein-export membrane protein SecF, whose translation MELVKNTKIDFMGMKKYAFAFSTMLLILGLVGIVQIYRGQANLGIDLEGGTSIQLKFQKAFSLDEIRSILTKSGHAGSTLQEIPRENILLLKLGVSGRQEEKMVAEPVVSLLRRSFPGNPFVVESVSEIGPAIGNKLRRDAVLALLVSALAIIIYLAWRFEFKFGVAAAIATFHDIFAVVGIFWILGIEMDLLFITALLTIGGYSLTDTVVVFDRIRENIRLRKKGAFSEVINLSVNEVLSRTIITSLTTFAATLSLLAFGGSVLHDFALALTMGIVVGTYSSIFVASQVVALWRGEKMTEVKR comes from the coding sequence ATCGAGCTGGTAAAGAACACCAAGATCGACTTCATGGGCATGAAGAAATACGCCTTCGCCTTCTCGACGATGCTTCTGATTCTCGGCTTGGTCGGCATCGTGCAGATCTACCGCGGGCAAGCGAACCTCGGGATCGACCTGGAGGGCGGGACGTCGATCCAGTTGAAATTCCAGAAGGCGTTCTCCCTCGACGAGATCCGCTCCATCCTCACGAAGTCGGGGCATGCGGGATCGACGTTGCAGGAGATTCCGCGGGAGAACATCCTCCTGCTGAAGCTGGGCGTCAGCGGCAGGCAGGAGGAAAAAATGGTCGCCGAACCGGTGGTGAGCCTTCTTCGCCGGTCCTTCCCCGGGAACCCGTTCGTCGTCGAGAGCGTTTCGGAGATCGGGCCGGCCATCGGGAACAAGCTGCGCCGGGACGCCGTGCTGGCGCTTCTCGTTTCGGCATTGGCGATCATCATCTACCTTGCGTGGCGGTTCGAATTCAAGTTCGGCGTCGCGGCGGCGATCGCCACCTTCCATGACATTTTTGCCGTCGTAGGGATCTTCTGGATCCTCGGGATCGAGATGGACCTGCTGTTCATCACGGCGCTGCTTACCATCGGGGGATATTCGCTGACCGATACGGTCGTCGTCTTCGACCGGATCCGGGAGAACATCCGGCTTCGGAAGAAAGGGGCCTTCTCCGAGGTCATCAACCTGAGCGTCAACGAGGTCCTCAGCCGGACCATCATCACCTCGCTGACCACCTTCGCCGCGACATTGTCGCTTCTCGCCTTCGGCGGGAGCGTCCTGCACGACTTCGCGCTGGCCCTCACGATGGGAATCGTGGTAGGGACCTACTCCTCGATCTTCGTCGCAAGTCAGGTCGTCGCGCTCTGGCGCGGCGAGAAGATGACCGAAGTGAAGAGGTGA
- a CDS encoding single-stranded-DNA-specific exonuclease RecJ gives MNVAAPREWILLAPDSAAVRELSTRHGLSHAASKVLVNRGIVDARDVERFLSGTLSDLPDLSLLKDVYKAARRIAAAGSRNEPVLIYADYDADGATGAACLYLFLKRVFPSLPVRIHQNDRQKDGYGLRTHVLAPAAREGFRLVVTVDCGISDVAAVREAAREGVEVIVTDHHLPGETVPEAFAIVDPMQPDCPFPGKEMAGVGVAFLLVCALRKVVREMGGFARLPEPPLRPYLDLVALGTVADMAALRGGNRLLVREGLREIRKSPRPGIEALFEASGVPYAAATETDLGFRVGPRLNAAGRVGDSTRSSRILVSESRVDAGHLARELNEDNALRQREEERIVVAVEAALAAAGEIPPAIVLSDPAWNAGVLGIVASKVLERYGRPVVLLQEEDGAVKGSCRSVEGFHIVSALSRLSHLLTRYGGHAQAAGLALSLEHLDAFRRGLEGIADRHARETPFVRRRMIDARLRVDEITPDLLSDLDRLRPFGAGNEEPLFLLPNIRVAGISRMGAGGRHLRFAVEEDGRRLSGVAFHREGIPIDAAGRSDLLFSVQENVYRGAHSLQLLLKDARAPGESVLCGGASSG, from the coding sequence TTGAACGTGGCCGCTCCCCGGGAGTGGATCCTCCTCGCCCCCGATTCCGCCGCCGTCCGGGAGCTGTCTACCCGCCACGGCCTGTCCCATGCCGCGTCGAAGGTTCTCGTCAACCGCGGGATCGTCGACGCGCGTGACGTCGAACGGTTCCTGAGCGGAACGCTCTCCGATCTCCCCGACCTCTCCCTCCTCAAGGACGTCTACAAGGCGGCGCGTCGCATTGCGGCCGCCGGATCGCGAAACGAACCCGTCCTCATCTACGCCGACTACGACGCCGACGGCGCCACCGGCGCCGCCTGTCTCTACCTTTTTCTGAAGCGGGTCTTCCCCTCCCTCCCCGTACGGATCCACCAGAACGACCGCCAGAAGGACGGCTACGGCTTGCGGACACACGTGCTCGCCCCCGCCGCCCGGGAAGGGTTTCGCCTTGTCGTGACCGTCGACTGCGGGATCTCCGATGTCGCGGCCGTGCGGGAGGCGGCCCGGGAGGGGGTCGAGGTGATCGTGACGGACCATCACCTTCCGGGCGAGACCGTTCCGGAGGCGTTCGCCATCGTGGACCCGATGCAGCCCGATTGTCCATTCCCCGGGAAGGAGATGGCGGGCGTGGGGGTCGCCTTCCTGCTCGTGTGCGCGCTTCGCAAGGTCGTGCGGGAAATGGGGGGATTCGCGCGCCTCCCGGAACCGCCGTTGCGGCCGTACCTCGACCTGGTCGCCTTGGGAACGGTGGCCGACATGGCCGCCCTTCGGGGGGGGAACCGGCTCCTCGTCCGGGAGGGACTCCGGGAGATCCGGAAGTCGCCCCGTCCGGGGATCGAAGCGCTGTTCGAGGCGTCGGGCGTACCGTACGCCGCGGCGACGGAGACGGATCTCGGCTTCCGGGTCGGGCCGCGCCTGAACGCCGCCGGGCGGGTCGGAGACTCGACGCGCAGCTCCCGGATCCTCGTGTCGGAATCCCGGGTCGATGCCGGGCATCTCGCCCGGGAGCTGAACGAGGACAACGCGTTGCGGCAGCGAGAGGAGGAAAGGATCGTCGTCGCCGTGGAAGCGGCTCTCGCGGCGGCGGGGGAGATCCCCCCGGCGATCGTTCTGTCGGACCCCGCATGGAACGCCGGGGTGCTCGGGATCGTCGCCTCGAAGGTCCTCGAGCGATACGGCCGCCCGGTCGTGCTGCTCCAGGAGGAGGACGGCGCGGTCAAAGGATCGTGCCGAAGCGTCGAGGGGTTCCACATCGTGTCGGCCCTGTCCCGCCTCTCCCACCTGCTGACGCGGTACGGAGGACACGCGCAGGCGGCCGGCCTCGCACTCTCCCTCGAGCATCTCGACGCCTTCCGACGAGGTCTTGAGGGGATCGCCGACCGGCATGCGCGGGAGACCCCCTTCGTCCGGCGCCGGATGATCGACGCGCGGTTGCGCGTCGACGAGATCACCCCGGACCTCCTTTCCGATCTTGATCGCCTGCGTCCTTTCGGCGCCGGAAACGAGGAACCGCTGTTTCTCCTGCCGAACATCCGCGTCGCGGGGATCTCCCGCATGGGGGCGGGGGGACGCCATCTCCGGTTCGCGGTCGAGGAGGACGGCCGGCGTCTTTCCGGCGTGGCGTTCCACCGTGAGGGGATCCCCATCGACGCCGCGGGCCGCTCGGACCTGCTCTTCTCCGTCCAGGAAAACGTCTACCGCGGCGCGCATTCGTTGCAGCTTCTGCTGAAGGACGCGAGAGCGCCCGGGGAGTCGGTATTGTGCGGGGGAGCGTCGTCGGGGTAG